A window from Solanum stenotomum isolate F172 chromosome 5, ASM1918654v1, whole genome shotgun sequence encodes these proteins:
- the LOC125864117 gene encoding secreted RxLR effector protein 161-like — protein sequence MEIYQATAVIFISQRKYARDILKRFKMKRCKSVPTPLVHNEKISKFEGGDKADQTVYRSLIGSLLYLTATRPDLRFAASLLSRFMQAPSQVHLGVAKGTLRYIKGTADYGIWFKREEKRQLMGYSDSDWARSVDDMKNTSGYAFTLGSGMVSWNSKKQEVVAQSSAEAEYIAAVGATNQALWLRKILRDLEQNDIEATIIKVDNKSAISMAKNPVQHGRSKHINVKFHAIRQAEKDGEVQLVHCSSDQ from the coding sequence ATGGAGATTTATCAAGCTACTGCTGTAATCTTTATTTCTCAGAGAAAATATGCACGGGATATTCTTAAAAGGTTCAAAATGAAAAGGTGCAAGTCTGTACCAACTCCACTGGTTCACAATGAAAAGATTTCGAAGTTTGAAGGAGGTGACAAGGCTGATCAAACAGTTTATAGAAGTCTGATTGGTAGTTTGTTGTATTTGACAGCAACAAGACCCGATCTCAGGTTCGCGGCAAGTTTACTATCGAGGTTTATGCAAGCTCCAAGTCAAGTTCATCTTGGTGTTGCTAAAGGAACGTTGAGATATATCAAAGGAACTGCTGATTATGGTATTTGGTTTAAAAGGGAAGAGAAAAGGCAACTGATGGGTTATTCAGATAGTGATTGGGCAAGAAGCGTTGATGATATGAAAAACACTTCTGGATATGCTTTTACACTTGGTTCAGGCATGGTTTCATGGAATTCAAAGAAGCAAGAGGTGGTAGCTCAATCTTCTGCAGAAGCAGAATACATCGCCGCTGTTGGTGCAACTAATCAGGCTCTATGGTTAAGAAAGATTCTACGTGATCTGGAGCAAAATGACATTGAAGCTACTATCATTAAGGTTGACAACAAGTCAGCAATATCTATGGCCAAAAATCCAGTGCAACATGGTCGTAGCAAGCATATAAATGTGAAGTTTCACGCTATCAGGCAAGCAGAGAAGGATGGTGAAGTTCAACTTGTTCATTGCAGCTCAGATCAGTAG
- the LOC125864404 gene encoding dehydrodolichyl diphosphate synthase CPT5, chloroplastic: MAFSLQLQQIFPSPIKFCSQPKSPNPQIFPNLTKRLSIHPLAYAQNNATSNIDHNYIVTDESSINEEEVSLPPELRRELMPKHIAVIMDGNRRWAKKRGLPVALGYTAGIRALRNFVKLSYNWGIRALTLFAFSSENWFRPKAEVDLLMGLFDKVLKDEVENLARAGIRLSIIGDSSKLPKSLQDLIDKAVMTTKANSRLHILVAINYSGQYDVVQACQTIAQKVKDGTIEPEDINSFLVEQELLTKCTEFPSPDLLIRTSGELRLSNFLLWQLAYTELFFSHSQWPDFGEVEFLEALSSFQQRQRRYGGQSS, from the exons ATGGCCTTTTCACTTCAGCTCCAACAAATCTTCCCTTCCCCCATTAAATTTTGCTCCCAACCAAAATCACCAAACCCTCAAATTTTCCCCAATTTAACAAAAAGACTGTCAATTCATCCACTTGCCTATGCTCAAAACAACGCCACTAGCAACATTGACCACAATTATATCGTCACGGACGAGAGTTCAATCAATGAAGAAGAAGTGTCGTTGCCTCCAGAATTGAGGAGAGAACTGATGCCGAAACATATTGCAGTGATAATGGATGGGAATAGAAGGTGGGCAAAGAAGAGAGGATTACCGGTTGCGTTAGGTTACACCGCCGGTATTCGAGCTCTTAGGAACTTTGTTAAGCTCAGCTACAATTGGGGAATTAGGGCTCTTACTCTATTTGCTTTTTCCTCTGAAAATTGGTTCCGTCCTAAA GCGGAAGTTGATCTTTTGATGGGCTTGTTCGATAAAGTACTGAAAGATGAAGTTGAAAATCTTGCCAG AGCAGGGATTCGATTATCTATAATTGGCGACTCCAGTAAGCTCCCCAAGTCATTGCAGGATTTAATAGATAAAGCAGTAATGACTACTAAAGCAAACTCGCGACTTCATATCCTCGTTGCAATTAACTATAGTGGACAGTATGATGTTGTACAAGCTTGTCAAACCATTGCTCAAAAAGTTAAGGATGGTACTATCGAACCTGAAGACATTAATAGTTTCCTAGTAGAACAGGAATTACTAACAAAATGTACTGAATTTCCAAGTCCTGATTTACTTATAAGGACTAGTGGGGAGCTTAGACTTAGCAATTTCTTACTTTGGCAGTTGGCCTATACTGAACTCTTCTTTTCTCATTCACAATGGCCTgattttggtgaagttgaatttttagaggcttTATCTTCTTTTCAGCAAAGACAGAGGCGCTACGGTGGACAGAGTTCCTAG